The following are encoded together in the Aerococcus mictus genome:
- the glnA gene encoding type I glutamate--ammonia ligase — MKQISEEQIRSDIKKENVHFLRLVFSDVNGTLKNVEVPISQLDKVLDNKLMFDGSSIDGFVRIEESDMYLIPDLNTWLIFPWTAGDNKKIGLLLCDIYSTDGTPFIGDPRGNLKRCVKRLNDDGFKEFNLGLEAEFFLFKLNDSDEPTTEVNDHGGYFDLAPVDLGENCRRDIVLTLEEMGFEVEASHHECAPGQHEIDFKYSDVVDACDKVQIFKLIVKSIARKHNLYATFMPKPVYGIAGSGMHCNMSLFDDNGNTFYDENSADGLSETAHLFVAGILKHAKAITALGNPIVNSYKRLTPGYEAPVYIAWSAQNRSPLVRIPAARGNSTRIELRSVDPSANPYLVMAACIYAGLDGIENKLPVPDPIDRNIYNMTSKELRDSHIEQLPSNLKEAVNFLKEDQVVLDALGSHLSNNFITAKTIEHDEYETQVTQWEVERYLKAY, encoded by the coding sequence ATGAAACAAATTAGCGAAGAGCAAATCCGTTCCGATATCAAAAAAGAAAATGTCCACTTTCTCCGCCTCGTCTTTAGTGATGTCAACGGCACCCTAAAAAATGTCGAAGTGCCGATTAGTCAATTAGATAAGGTTTTGGATAATAAACTGATGTTTGACGGTTCTTCTATCGACGGTTTTGTTCGTATCGAGGAATCCGACATGTATTTAATTCCCGATTTAAATACTTGGTTAATCTTCCCTTGGACCGCTGGTGACAATAAGAAAATCGGCTTATTGCTCTGTGATATTTATTCCACAGACGGCACGCCCTTTATCGGTGACCCCCGCGGTAACCTGAAACGCTGTGTCAAACGTCTAAATGATGATGGCTTTAAGGAATTCAACCTCGGTTTAGAAGCAGAATTCTTCCTATTTAAATTGAATGACAGTGACGAACCAACGACTGAAGTCAATGACCATGGTGGTTACTTCGACCTGGCTCCCGTTGACCTCGGTGAAAATTGCCGCCGCGATATCGTCCTTACCTTAGAAGAAATGGGCTTTGAAGTGGAAGCCAGCCACCATGAATGTGCTCCTGGCCAACATGAAATTGACTTTAAGTATTCTGATGTGGTAGATGCTTGTGACAAGGTCCAAATTTTCAAATTGATTGTTAAGTCAATCGCCCGCAAGCATAATCTCTATGCCACCTTCATGCCAAAGCCCGTTTACGGCATCGCTGGTTCAGGGATGCACTGCAACATGTCCCTCTTTGATGATAATGGCAATACCTTCTATGATGAAAATAGCGCTGACGGCCTTTCCGAAACTGCCCACCTATTTGTTGCTGGGATCTTAAAACACGCCAAAGCCATCACTGCTCTAGGTAACCCAATCGTTAACTCCTACAAACGCCTAACACCTGGTTATGAAGCCCCAGTCTATATCGCCTGGTCCGCCCAAAACCGGTCACCATTAGTTAGAATTCCTGCAGCCCGCGGCAATTCGACTCGGATTGAATTACGGTCAGTAGACCCTTCTGCTAACCCCTACCTCGTTATGGCAGCTTGCATCTATGCCGGTTTAGACGGGATTGAAAACAAGCTCCCTGTTCCTGACCCCATTGACCGAAACATTTACAACATGACTTCAAAAGAGTTACGGGATTCTCATATTGAACAACTGCCTTCCAACTTAAAAGAAGCGGTTAACTTCCTCAAAGAAGATCAAGTAGTGCTCGATGCTCTCGGTAGTCACCTATCCAATAACTTCATTACAGCAAAAACCATCGAACACGATGAATATGAAACCCAAGTCACCCAATGGGAAGTTGAACGTTACTTAAAAGCTTACTAA
- a CDS encoding cyclodeaminase/cyclohydrolase family protein — translation MELESLIKAVASKAPAPGGGAVSCVTGSFACALASMAAKVTLDRTDFSKDANTAANLSDLAHQMDRDSDSFLHFAREDEKVSARLFAAYKQKASSEDEKQARSEQIQVTLIQATHLPLQVIALVVDDLALLENVARLVKPSILADVEVARDHLLTAFKGSNHNVENNLTLIKDQASAQFLAKKQSALLDRIEKLDQALLKEIEKRKGQ, via the coding sequence ATGGAACTAGAATCATTAATTAAAGCAGTGGCTTCCAAGGCACCTGCCCCAGGCGGTGGGGCGGTTTCCTGTGTCACTGGTAGTTTTGCTTGTGCCTTGGCAAGCATGGCGGCTAAGGTGACTTTGGATCGGACTGACTTTTCCAAGGATGCCAATACCGCGGCTAACTTATCTGACCTAGCCCATCAAATGGACCGAGACAGCGACAGCTTCTTACATTTTGCCCGCGAAGACGAAAAGGTCTCTGCCCGGCTCTTTGCGGCTTACAAGCAAAAAGCAAGTAGTGAGGATGAAAAACAAGCCCGTAGCGAACAAATCCAAGTGACCTTGATCCAAGCGACTCACTTACCCCTGCAAGTTATCGCCTTAGTGGTAGATGATTTGGCCCTACTAGAAAACGTCGCTCGCCTCGTTAAGCCAAGCATCTTAGCTGACGTTGAGGTGGCAAGGGACCACTTGTTGACCGCCTTTAAGGGCTCTAACCATAATGTCGAAAACAATTTGACCTTAATTAAAGACCAGGCCAGTGCCCAATTTTTGGCTAAAAAACAAAGTGCTCTCTTAGACCGGATTGAAAAGCTGGACCAAGCCCTACTTAAAGAAATTGAAAAACGTAAGGGACAATAA